GGCGTTCCTGGTGGACAAGATCGCCTCGCGCACCGAGGTGCGGAACCTGACCAGCTCGGTGGTGCTCGAACGCGTCGAGACCCGCGCCCTGACCCCGCCCGGCGACCGGCGCCCGACCCACCGCAGGCGGCGCGTCTACCGTGCGGGGCATGAAGCCTGAGGAGTTCCGCCGGATCGGCCACGAGGTGGTCGACTGGATCGCCGACTACCGCGCCCGCGTCGAGGAGTTCCCCGTGCGGTCGCAGGTGGAGCCCGGCTGGGTGCGGGGGCAGCTCTCCGCGCTGCCCGAGCGCGGAGAGGGGTTCGGCCCCCTGCTCGCCGACCTGGACCGGGTCGTGCTGCCCGGCACGACGCACTGGCAGCACCCCGGGTTCTTCGCGTACTTCCCGTCCAACGCGTCGCTGCCGTCGGTGCTCGGCGACCTGCTGTCGTCGGGCCTGGGCGTGCAGGGGATGTTGTGGGCCACCTCGCCCGCCGCCACCGAGGTCGAGCAGCACCTGATGGACGAGCTGGTGACCGCGATGGACCTGCCGCGGTCGTTCCTGGGCGGCGGTGTCATCCAGGACACGGCGTCGTCCGCCGCGCTGGTCGCGGTGCTGGCGGCGCTGCACCGCTCCTCCGGCGGCACGTGGCGGAAGTCCGGCGTGGACGGTGCGGAGACCGTCTACGTGTCGTCGCAGACCCACTCGTCGCTGGAGCGGGCGGCGCGGCTGGCCGGGCTCGGCGAGCGGGCCGTGCGGGCGGTCCCCGTGTCACCGTCCACGCTGGCCATGGACGCCGCCGCCCTCGCCGAGCGGGTGCGCGCCGACGTGGCCGCGGGCCGCCGCCCGGTCCTGGTGTGCGCGACGGTCGGCACCACCGGCACCGGTGCGGTCGACCCGCTGCGCGAGATCGCCGACGTGTGCGCCGAGCACGGGATCTGGCTGCACGTGGACGCCGCGTGGGCGGGCCCGGCGGCCCTGTGCCCGGAGTTCCGCGACCTGTTCGACGGCCTGGAGCGGGCCGACTCGTTCACCGCGAACGCGCACAAGTGGATGCTGACCGCGTTCGACCTGTCGCTGTTCTGGACGGCCCACCCGGGCGTGCTGGTGGACGCCCTGGCGATCCTGCCCGAGTACCTGCGCAACACCGCGACCGAGTCGGGTGCCGTCGTCGACTACCGCGACTGGCAGATCCCCCTCGGCCGCCGGTTCCGCGCGCTGAAGCTGTGGTCGGTGCTGCGCTGGTACGGCCTGGAGGGCGTGCGCGCCCACCTGCGCGGCCACGTGGAGCTGGCGGCGCTGCTGGAGTCGTGGGTCGGCGCGTCGGAGGACTGGGAGCTCGTCACGCCGCGCACGCTGTCGCTCGTCACGATCGCCCGCCGGGACGGCGACGACGCGACGCGCGCGGCGATGGACCGGGTCAACGGGTCGGGCCGGGCCTTCGTCACGCACACCGCGGTGGACGGCCGGTTCGCGATCCGCGTGGCGATCGGCGCCGAGGCGACCCGGGAGGAGCACGTCCGGGCGCTGTGGGAGGCACTGGACGCCTGAGGTGCGCCGTACGGGGCGGGTGACCGGGGTCACCCGCCTCGTACGCGGGAGGCTAGTCCAGCACCCGCAGCAGGCCCTCCTGGACCACGGTCGCCACCAGCTGCCCGTCCCGGGCGTAGAAGCGGCCCGTGGCCAGGCCGCGCGCGCCCGACGCGGACGGCGAGGCGCAGTCGTACAGGAACCACTCGTCGGCGCGGAAGCGGCGGTGGAACCACATGGCGTGGTCGAGGCTCGCGCCCAGCACCTTGTCCGTGCCCCAGTACACGCCGTGCTTGACCAGCACCGAGTCCAGCAGGGTCATGTCGGAGGCGTACGCCAGCACGCACACGTGCAGCAGGTCGTCGTCGGGCAGCGTGCCGTCCGCCCTCATCCACACCTGGCTGCGGGCCTCGGACGGGCCGTCCTCGCGGGCCTTCCACGGCGGCGTGGTCACGTAGCGGATGTCGATCGGCCGGGGCAGCCGGGCCATGCCGACCTTCTCCAGGTACCCGGCGGCCGACTCGGCGTAGGTGGGCAGCTCCTCCGGCGACGGCACGTCGGGCATCGGCTCCTGGTGGTCCAGGCCGGGCTCGTCGAGCTGGAAGGACGCCGACAGGGAGAAGATCGCCTTGCCGCGCTGGACGGCCACCACGCGGCGGGTCGTGAACGAGCGGCCGTCGCGGATGCGATCCACCTCGTACACGATCGGGATGCGCGGGTCGCCCCCGCGGATGAAGTACGAGTGCAGGGAGTGCACGCGCCGGTCGGGCTCGACGGTCCGGCCGGCCGCCACCAGCGCCTGGCCGGCGACCTGCCCGCCGAACACCCGCACGGGCGACTCGGCGGGCGACACCCCGCGGAAGATGTTCTCCTCGACGCGCTCCAGGTCCAGCAGCGCGACGAGGCGGTCGAGCACGGGCTGCCCGTGCGGGACGCCGTCCGCGTCCCGGGGGACGTCCGAGAACCCGGCGGTAGCCGCGGCACGGGCAGCCTCGGTCACGTCATCTCCTAAGCGTGGTCTTCCTCCCCCAGGCGGTGGACCCGGATGAGGTTGGTGGAGCCGATGGTCCCCGGCGGGGAGCCTGCCACGACCACCATCAGGTCGCCCGCCTGGTAGCGGCCGATCGACAGCATGGACAGGTCCACCTGGCGGACCATCTCGTCGGTGGAGTCCACCTTAGGCACGATGAACGTCTCCGTGCCCCAGGTGAGAGCAAGCTGACTGCGCACGCTCGGCTCCGGCGTGAACGCCAGCAGCGGCAGGTGCGTGTGCAGTCGGGCCAGCCGACGCACCGTGTCACCGGACTGGGTGAACGCGACGAGCGCCTTGGCGTTCAGCCGCTCGCCGATGTCGCGCGCCGCGTAGGAGATGACGCCGCGCTTGGTGCGCGGGACGTGCGTCAGCGGCGGGACCACGACGGACTCGGTCTCGACGGCCTCGATGATGCGGCCCATGGTCCGCACCGACTCGATGGCGTACCGGCCGACCGAGGTCTCACCGGACAGCATCAGCGCGTCCGCGCCGTCGAGCACCGCGTTCGCGACGTCGGACGTCTCGGCGCGGGTCGGGCGGGAGTTGGTGATCATCGAGTCGAGCATCTGGGTGGCCACGATCACCGGCTTGGCGTTCTCGCGGGCGATCTGGATCGCGCGCTTCTGCACCAGCGGGACGTGCTCCAGCGGCAGCTCGACGCCGAGGTCGCCGCGGGCGACCATCACGCCGTCGAACGCGAGCACGATGGCTTCGAGGTTGTCGACCGCCTCGGGCTTCTCGATCTTGGCGATGACGGGCTTGCGGCCGTGGCCGACCCGGTCCATGACCTGGTGGACCAGGTCGATGTCCGCGGGCGAGCGCACGAACGACAGGGCGATGAAGTCCACGCCCAGGTTGAGCGCGAACTCCAGGTCCTCGATGTCCTTCTCGGACAGGGCCGGCACGGAGACGTCCATGCCGGGCAGGGACAAGCCCTTGTTGTTGCTGACGGGGCCGCCCTCGGTGACCTCGCAGACGACGTCGGGGCCGTCGACCTCGATCACGGTCAGGCCGACCTTGCCGTCGTCCACCAGGAGGCGGTCACCGGCCTTGGCGTCCTGGGCCAGCTGCTTGTAGGTGGTGGAGACCCGGTCGTGGGTGCCCTCGACGTCCTCGACGGTCACCCGCACGACGTCACCGGTGCGCCACTCGACCGGACCGTGGGCGAACCGGCCGAGCCGGATCTTGGGGCCCTGGAGGTCGGCGAGGATGCCCACCGCGCGCCCCGACGCGTCGGCCGCGTTGCGGACGAGGTCGTAGACCTGCTTGTGGTCGGCATGGCTGCCGTGGCTGAAGTTCATCCGGGCCACGTCCATACCGGCCGCCACCAACTCGTTGACCTTGTCCTCGGTCCCGGTGGCAGGGCCCATCGTACAGACGATCTTCGCGCGTCGACTCACGTTAGGTCAGAGTAGTCCTTGTCACTGGACCGATCAGGATGTACCCGGGGGTAACCTCCGTGAAACGGGGAGAATGGCCTCCGTGGGCCCGAGAATCCTTCCGTTCGTGACCGCGGCGTTGCTGAGCGTCATCGTCCTGTTCACCCCGCAGTCAGGTGTGCCGGACTCCCCGCCGGGGACGGACAAGGTCGTCCACTGCCTGCTGTTCGCCCTGCTCGCGGTCACGGGCCTGTACGCCCGGCTGCCGCGCGTGCCGCTGCTGGCGGGCCTGGTCGGCTACGCGGCGGTCTCGGAGGTGCTCCAGTGGCTCCTGACCGCGCTGGGGCGCGGCGGCGACGTGCTGGACGCGCTGGTGGACGTGGCGGGCGTCGCGGTCGGCGCGCTGGTGTTCCGGCTGCTGCCGGTCAGCGGCGGAAGCCGACCTCGCTGAGGCCGACGTGGTCGGCGCACCAGTCGACCAGCGGGGCGACCTCGCGCCACGCGTCGCGGACGCGCTCCAGGCTGCCGGGCTCGTGCAGGACGTCGTCGGGCGGCCACACCCTCGCCACGTAGATCCGCCGGTGCTTGAGCAGCTCGATCCGGGGGTGCCCGGGGTCGGCGCCGCGCGGCGCGCGCTTGAGCTTGTCGCCGCGCAGCTCCCACCCGGCGTCGACGAGGCCCGCGACCAGCTTCTCCAGCCGCTCGCCGCGCACGTCGTCGGCGACGGACTCGCGGTAGCGCGCGAGCTGGTCGGGGGCCATCGCGAACGACCCGCCGGCCACGAACAGGCCCTCCGGGCCGACCTGCACGTAGTGCGCGCCCCCGCCTCGGCCCAGCTCGACCACGCCGCCGCAGTGGTCCTTGAAGGGCGTCTTGTCCTTGCTGAACCGCACGTCCCGGTACGGCCGGAACACCTTGCCCCTGCCGAACTCCGGCTCCAGGGCGGCGAGCAGCGCCTCCATGGGCGCGCGGACGTCGGAGTGGTAGACGTGCTTGTGCTCGTCCCAGTAGGGCTTCGAGTTGTCGACCACGAGCCCGTCGAAGAAGTCGATGGCGTACTCGCCGAAGCCGGTGAACTCCACGGCGGGCAGTCTACGTCCGGCGCCCCGGCGCTACGGTGATCCCATGGCAGGACTGAGCTTCGACCGCTACCGCACGGAGATCGTCACCCAGACCGAGCAGCTGGTGTCGCAGGTGGACGGCGCGGACTTGGCGACGCCCGTGCCGACGTGCCCGGGCTGGGACCTCGGCAGGCTCCTCCACCACGTCGGCGCGGGGCACCGGTGGGTCGAGGAGGTCGTCCGGAGCAGGGCCGTCGAACCGCTGCCCGACGACGCCCTGCGCGTCGAGCCCGACGAGCACCCCGCCGACCACGGCACGTGGCTCGTCGAGGGCGCGCGGCAGCTGTCGGACGCCCTGGGCGAGGCCGGGCCGGACGCCGAGGTGTGGACCGCCGCGCCGGGCGGGAAGCCGGTCTTCTGGGCCCGCCGCTTCACGCACGAGACGCTCGTGCACCGCGCCGACGCCGCCCTGGCGCTGGGCAAGCCGGTCGAGGTGGCGCCCGAGGTCGCCGTGGACGCGCTCGACGAGTGGATGGAGCTGGGCGCGCTGCCGGAGGTGGTCGAGCTCCACCCGGAGCGCCGCGAGCTCCTCGGCCCCGGCCGCACGCTGCACCTGCACGCCACGGACACCGACGACGCCGAGTGGGTGGTGGACCTGACCGGTGACCGCGTCGCGTGGCGGCGGGCGCACGAGAAGTCGGCCGTGGCGGTGCGCGGGCCGGTGGTGGACCTGCTGCTGACCGCGTACGGCAGGCAGGCCCCGCAGGACGTCGTCGGCGACCGCGCGCTGCTCGACTTCTGGCTCGAACGGGTCAGCTTCGGCTGACGGGTGCGGCCGTCCCCGACGCCGTTGTCGGGGACGGCCGGCGGGACACCTACACCACGGCGAGCGGGAGCTGGTTGGGGATCACCGGCGACGGCAGGTCGGACGAGCCGGTCAGGAAGCGGTCCACCGCGTTGGCCACCGAGCGGCCCTCCGCGATGGCCCACACGACGAGGGACGCGCCGCGGTGGGCGTCGCCGCAGACGAACACGCCGGGGGCCTGCGTCTGCCAGTCCGAGCCGCACGAGACGGTGCCGCGCGAGGTGAGGTCGATGCCCAGGCCGTCGAGCAGCGGCATGTGCTCGACGCCCTCGAAGCCGATCGCCAGCAGCACCAGGTCGGCGGGCAGCAGCTCGACCTCCTCGGACATCGGCACGACCACGCGCCGGCCCGAGGCGTCCCGCTCCACCCGCACCTTGCGCAGCTGGATCTGCCGCACGTGCCCGTCCTCGTCGCCGACGAACTTCTCGACGGCCACCGCGAACTTCCGCTCGCCCGCCTCCTCGTGCGCGGGGTAGGTGCGCAGCACCCACGGCCACACCGGCCACGGCGAGCGCTCGTCGTCGCGCCGCGACGGCGGCATCGGGTACTGGTCGAGCTGGAGCACCGAGGCCGCGCCCTGGCGGGCCGCCGTGCCGTAGCAGTCCGCGCCGGTGTCGCCGCCGCCGATGATCACGACGTGCTTGCCGGCCGCGTCGATCGCCGGGGCCCCGTCGCCCTCGCACGCCCGGTTCGCGGGCACGAGGTGCTCCATCGCCAGGTGGATGCCGGCCAGCTCGCGGCCCGGCGTCGTGGTGTCGTCGCGACCGCGCAGCGCGCCCACCGCCAGCACCACGGCGTCGAACTCCTCCCGCAGCTCCTCGACGGTCAGGTCCACGCCGACCTCGCAGCCGGTGACGAACCTCGTGCCCTCCTTGCGGAGCTGCGCGAGCCGCCGGTCCAGGACCTTCTTCTCCATCTTGAACTCGGGGATGCCGTAGCGCAGCAGGCCGCCGAGCCGGTCGTCCCGCTCGAACACGGTGACCTCGTGGCCCGCGCGCGTCAGCTGCTGGGCCGCCGCCAGCCCGGCCGGGCCGGAGCCGACGACCGCGACCCGCCTGCCCGACACGACCTGCGACTGGCTGGGCTGCACCAGCCCCTGCTCCCAGGACACGTCCGCGATGGTCTGCTCGACGCGCTTGATCGCGACCGGGCCGCCCGCGTCGTGGCTGATCGACAGCACGCACGCCGCCTCGCACGGCGCGGGGCACAGCCGCCCGGTGAACTCCGGGAAGTTGTTCGTCGCGTGCAGCCGCTCCGACGCCTGGCCCCAGTCGCCCCGGCGGACCAGGTCGTTCCACTCCGGGATCAGGTTGCCCAGCGGGCAGCCCGCGGACCCCGAGTGGCAGAACGGGACGCCGCAGTCCATGCACCGCGACGCCTGGGTGCGCACCTGCGAGTCGCGCACGTCGGGCTCGACGTCGAGGTACACCTCGTCCCAGTCGCCCAGCCGCTCGGACACCGGGCGCTTCTTCGCCTCGGCGCGGGAGTGCTTCAAGAAACCGTACGGGTCAGCCACGGCTGGCCTCCATGATCGCCTGGTCCACGTCCCGACCCTCCGCGCGGGCGAGCCTCATCGCTTCGAGCACGCGCTGGTAGTCGCCGGGCATGACCTTGGTGAACGCGGCGGAACGCCGGGGCCAGTCGCCGAGCAGCGACGCGGCCACCGCCGAACCGGTGAGCTTGTGGTGCTTCTCCACCACCTCGCGGAGCCAGCGCAGGTCGTCCGCGCCGGGCCGCTGGAGCTCGACCTGCGCCCGGTTGACCGCCGCCGGGTCCAGGTCGAGCACGTACGCGATGCCGCCGGACATGCCCGCGGCCAGGTTGCGGCCGGTCGGCCCGAGCACCACGGCCCGGCCGCCGGTCATGTACTCGAACGCGTGGTCGCCGACGCCCTCGGCGACGGCCAGCGCGCCCGAGTTGCGCACGCAGAACCGCTCGCCGACGCGCCCGCGCAGGAAGATCTCGCCCGCCGTCGCGCCGTAGCCGATCACGTTGCCCGCGATGACCTGCCGCTCGGCGGCGAACGGCGCGTCCGGGTGCGGGCGGACCACGATCCGGCCGCCGGACAGGCCCTTGCCGACGTAGTCGTTGGCGTCGCCGACCATCTCCAGCGTGATGCCGCGCGGCACGAACGCGCCGAGGGACTGGCCGGCCGAGCCGGTGAGCGTCACGTGGATCGTGTCGTCGGGCAGGCCGTCGCCGCCGAAGCGGCGGGTGACCTCCGCGCCGAGCAGGGTGCCGACCGTGCGGTTGACGTTGCGCAGCGGCAGCTCCAGCCGCACGGGGTGCGCGTCCTCCAGCGCCGCCTCGGCGAGCTGGATGAGCGTGCGGTCCAGGGCCTGCGCGAGGCCGTGGTCCTGCTCGCGGACCTTGCGCTTGGCCATGCGGTACGGGGTCTCGGGCACCGCGAACACCGGCGACAGGTCCAGCCCGGCCGCCTTCCAGTGCTCGACGGCCCGGTCGGTCTCCAGCAGCTCGGCGTGGCCGACGGCCTCGTCGATGGTGCGGAAGCCGAGCGCGGCCAGGTGCTCGCGCACCTCCTGGGCGACGAAGTGGAAGAAGTTCACCACGTGGTCGGCCTGGCCGGTGTAGCGCTTGCGCAGCTCCGGGTTCTGCGTCGCCAC
This region of Saccharothrix longispora genomic DNA includes:
- a CDS encoding pyridoxal phosphate-dependent decarboxylase family protein, with amino-acid sequence MKPEEFRRIGHEVVDWIADYRARVEEFPVRSQVEPGWVRGQLSALPERGEGFGPLLADLDRVVLPGTTHWQHPGFFAYFPSNASLPSVLGDLLSSGLGVQGMLWATSPAATEVEQHLMDELVTAMDLPRSFLGGGVIQDTASSAALVAVLAALHRSSGGTWRKSGVDGAETVYVSSQTHSSLERAARLAGLGERAVRAVPVSPSTLAMDAAALAERVRADVAAGRRPVLVCATVGTTGTGAVDPLREIADVCAEHGIWLHVDAAWAGPAALCPEFRDLFDGLERADSFTANAHKWMLTAFDLSLFWTAHPGVLVDALAILPEYLRNTATESGAVVDYRDWQIPLGRRFRALKLWSVLRWYGLEGVRAHLRGHVELAALLESWVGASEDWELVTPRTLSLVTIARRDGDDATRAAMDRVNGSGRAFVTHTAVDGRFAIRVAIGAEATREEHVRALWEALDA
- the tesB gene encoding acyl-CoA thioesterase II, whose product is MTEAARAAATAGFSDVPRDADGVPHGQPVLDRLVALLDLERVEENIFRGVSPAESPVRVFGGQVAGQALVAAGRTVEPDRRVHSLHSYFIRGGDPRIPIVYEVDRIRDGRSFTTRRVVAVQRGKAIFSLSASFQLDEPGLDHQEPMPDVPSPEELPTYAESAAGYLEKVGMARLPRPIDIRYVTTPPWKAREDGPSEARSQVWMRADGTLPDDDLLHVCVLAYASDMTLLDSVLVKHGVYWGTDKVLGASLDHAMWFHRRFRADEWFLYDCASPSASGARGLATGRFYARDGQLVATVVQEGLLRVLD
- the pyk gene encoding pyruvate kinase → MSRRAKIVCTMGPATGTEDKVNELVAAGMDVARMNFSHGSHADHKQVYDLVRNAADASGRAVGILADLQGPKIRLGRFAHGPVEWRTGDVVRVTVEDVEGTHDRVSTTYKQLAQDAKAGDRLLVDDGKVGLTVIEVDGPDVVCEVTEGGPVSNNKGLSLPGMDVSVPALSEKDIEDLEFALNLGVDFIALSFVRSPADIDLVHQVMDRVGHGRKPVIAKIEKPEAVDNLEAIVLAFDGVMVARGDLGVELPLEHVPLVQKRAIQIARENAKPVIVATQMLDSMITNSRPTRAETSDVANAVLDGADALMLSGETSVGRYAIESVRTMGRIIEAVETESVVVPPLTHVPRTKRGVISYAARDIGERLNAKALVAFTQSGDTVRRLARLHTHLPLLAFTPEPSVRSQLALTWGTETFIVPKVDSTDEMVRQVDLSMLSIGRYQAGDLMVVVAGSPPGTIGSTNLIRVHRLGEEDHA
- a CDS encoding VanZ family protein — translated: MTAALLSVIVLFTPQSGVPDSPPGTDKVVHCLLFALLAVTGLYARLPRVPLLAGLVGYAAVSEVLQWLLTALGRGGDVLDALVDVAGVAVGALVFRLLPVSGGSRPR
- a CDS encoding DUF2461 domain-containing protein, giving the protein MEFTGFGEYAIDFFDGLVVDNSKPYWDEHKHVYHSDVRAPMEALLAALEPEFGRGKVFRPYRDVRFSKDKTPFKDHCGGVVELGRGGGAHYVQVGPEGLFVAGGSFAMAPDQLARYRESVADDVRGERLEKLVAGLVDAGWELRGDKLKRAPRGADPGHPRIELLKHRRIYVARVWPPDDVLHEPGSLERVRDAWREVAPLVDWCADHVGLSEVGFRR
- a CDS encoding maleylpyruvate isomerase family mycothiol-dependent enzyme → MAGLSFDRYRTEIVTQTEQLVSQVDGADLATPVPTCPGWDLGRLLHHVGAGHRWVEEVVRSRAVEPLPDDALRVEPDEHPADHGTWLVEGARQLSDALGEAGPDAEVWTAAPGGKPVFWARRFTHETLVHRADAALALGKPVEVAPEVAVDALDEWMELGALPEVVELHPERRELLGPGRTLHLHATDTDDAEWVVDLTGDRVAWRRAHEKSAVAVRGPVVDLLLTAYGRQAPQDVVGDRALLDFWLERVSFG
- a CDS encoding glutamate synthase subunit beta, with the protein product MADPYGFLKHSRAEAKKRPVSERLGDWDEVYLDVEPDVRDSQVRTQASRCMDCGVPFCHSGSAGCPLGNLIPEWNDLVRRGDWGQASERLHATNNFPEFTGRLCPAPCEAACVLSISHDAGGPVAIKRVEQTIADVSWEQGLVQPSQSQVVSGRRVAVVGSGPAGLAAAQQLTRAGHEVTVFERDDRLGGLLRYGIPEFKMEKKVLDRRLAQLRKEGTRFVTGCEVGVDLTVEELREEFDAVVLAVGALRGRDDTTTPGRELAGIHLAMEHLVPANRACEGDGAPAIDAAGKHVVIIGGGDTGADCYGTAARQGAASVLQLDQYPMPPSRRDDERSPWPVWPWVLRTYPAHEEAGERKFAVAVEKFVGDEDGHVRQIQLRKVRVERDASGRRVVVPMSEEVELLPADLVLLAIGFEGVEHMPLLDGLGIDLTSRGTVSCGSDWQTQAPGVFVCGDAHRGASLVVWAIAEGRSVANAVDRFLTGSSDLPSPVIPNQLPLAVV